Proteins found in one Mycobacteriales bacterium genomic segment:
- a CDS encoding SDR family oxidoreductase — MADGHGTGDVSFDLTGKVAVVTGGSRGMGRSMCLAFARHGADVVVASRKAEACVDLAKEITDLTGRRAVGVGAHVGRWADCDRLAATAYDEFGRVDVLVNNAGMSPLYPSLPEVTEDLFDKVIGVNLKGPFRLASLIGARMAEGDGGSIINVSSIAAVQPTPTELPYATAKAGLNALTLGLARAFGPTVRVNCIMPGPFLTDISKAWDLDAFHERAQRSIPLGRGGEPDEVVGAALYLASSASSYTTGAIIKIDGGAAFPAA; from the coding sequence ATGGCCGACGGTCACGGCACCGGTGACGTCTCCTTCGACCTGACCGGCAAGGTCGCCGTCGTCACCGGTGGCAGCCGCGGCATGGGCCGGTCGATGTGTCTCGCCTTCGCCCGGCACGGCGCCGACGTGGTCGTCGCGAGCCGCAAGGCCGAGGCCTGCGTCGACCTCGCGAAGGAGATCACCGATCTCACCGGGCGACGCGCCGTCGGGGTGGGCGCGCACGTCGGTCGCTGGGCGGACTGCGACCGGCTCGCGGCAACGGCGTACGACGAGTTCGGGCGGGTGGACGTGCTCGTCAACAACGCCGGGATGTCGCCGCTCTACCCGTCGCTGCCCGAGGTGACCGAGGACCTCTTCGACAAGGTCATCGGCGTCAACCTCAAGGGGCCGTTCCGGCTGGCATCCCTCATCGGTGCCCGCATGGCCGAGGGCGACGGTGGCTCGATCATCAACGTCAGCAGCATCGCCGCGGTGCAGCCGACGCCGACCGAGCTCCCCTACGCGACGGCAAAGGCCGGCCTGAACGCGCTGACCCTGGGCCTGGCGCGGGCGTTCGGCCCGACGGTGCGGGTCAACTGCATCATGCCCGGGCCGTTCCTCACCGACATCAGCAAGGCGTGGGACCTCGACGCCTTCCACGAGCGGGCGCAACGGTCGATCCCGCTGGGGCGCGGGGGCGAGCCGGACGAGGTCGTCGGTGCGGCGCTCTACCTGGCGAGCAGCGCGTCGAGCTACACGACCGGCGCGATCATCAAGATCGACGGAGGGGCGGCGTTCCCGGCCGCGTGA